From the genome of Arvicola amphibius chromosome 9, mArvAmp1.2, whole genome shotgun sequence, one region includes:
- the LOC119822519 gene encoding lymphocyte antigen 6G6e-like: MGPSGAVLGILFFSGALGLTTSPARGRLQCYTCSFAKPCDPVPTECQEDEVCGISVGTSDQEDEVIERKGCLPRTQCPLLGRATYWSQPYALRHKCCEQDLCNTAASQRLPSRPLATLLLLGVIFAWGVHIFI; encoded by the exons ATGGGTCCCTCCGGCGCCGTCCTCGGCATCCTGTTCTTCTCTGGGGCACTGG GTCTCACCACTTCCCCAGCCAGAGGACGGCTCCAGTGTTACACCTGCAGCTTTGCCAAGCCCTGCGACCCGGTTCCCACAGAGTGCCAGGAAGATGAGGTGTGTGGTATCAGTGTTGGTACCTCAG ATCAGGAGGATGAGGTCATCGAGCGGAAAGGCTGCCTCCCGAggacccagtgccctctgctgggccGTGCTACCTACTGGTCACAGCCCTACGCTCTCCGCCACAAGTGCTGTGAGCAGGACCTGTGCAACACAGCAGCCTCGCAGCGACTCCCAAGCCGTCCCCTCGCCACCCTCTTGCTCCTTGGTGTCATCTTTGCCTGGGGAGTGCATATCTTCATCTAG
- the LOC119822498 gene encoding lymphocyte antigen 6 complex locus protein G6f-like, whose protein sequence is MAFIIALLLLFVCGHPQAAADSIHTVYVVSGESVELPCPSPPSLRGGQLLTWFRSPAGTSSTILVAQIQVDRPAPDLRKPENDSRFKLLGNYSLLLEGPRDEDAGRYWCTVLDQNHKYQNWRVYDVSVLKGSQFSVKSADGPSCSALLCTVVPARRLDSVTWQEGRNPVKGHAQYFWGDGAALLLVCPGEGLSEAKGRKPRNIRCLMPQNKRFSFSLAASAEPTPTVCASVPSWDVPWLLMLLLTAGQGITIIALSIVLWRRRGQVSRDREPSIPHFKPEVQVYENIHLARLSPPIHKTR, encoded by the exons ATGGCATTCATCAtcgccctcctcctcctgttcgTGTGTGGGCATCCCCAGGCTGCTGCAG ACAGCATCCACACCGTCTATGTCGTCTCCGGGGAGTCAGTGGAGCTGCCGTGTCCTTCACCCCCTTCCCTACGTGGGGGCCAGCTCCTAACCTGGTTCCGCAGCCCTGCAGGAACCTCCTCCACCATCTTGGTGGCCCAGATCCAAGTAGACAGGCCAGCCCCAGATCTGAGGAAACCCGAAAATGACTCCAGGTTCAAACTCCTCGGGAACTACTCCTTATTGCTGGAGGGGCCCAGGGATGAAGACGCCGGGCGGTACTGGTGCACGGTGCTGGATCAGAACCACAAGTACCAGAACTGGAGGGTGTACGATGTCTCTGTGCTCAAAG GATCCCAGTTCTCTGTGAAGTCTGCAGACGGCCCCTCTTGCTCTGCCCTCCTGTGCACTGTGGTCCCTGCCAGGCGTCTGGACTCCGTGACCTGGCAAGAGGGGAGGAATCCCGTGAAAGGACATGCTCAGTACTTTTGGGGTGATGGGGCTGCCCTGCTGCTGGTGTGTCCTGGAGAGGGGCTTTCTGAAGCCAAGGGCCGTAAGCCGCGGAACATCCGCTGCCTTATGCCTCAGAACAAGAGATTCAGCTTTAGCCTGGCAG CTTCCGCGGAACCTACTCCCACTGTCTGTGCCTCTGTCCCGAGCTGGGATGTGCCCTGGTTACTGATGCTGTTGCTCACGGCGGGCCAAGGAATCACCATCATTGCCCTCAGTATTGTGCTTTGGAGGCGGAGGGGTCAGGTGTCTCGGGATAGAG AACCCTCAATTCCTCACTTCAAACCTGAAGTCCAGGTCTATGAGAACATCCATTTGGCCCGCCTTAG CCCACCCATCCATAAGACCAGGTGA